The DNA segment AGCTCTTTTGCCCTGGCCTTTGCGTTCAAATCTGACTGGGCTACTCCACTTGGTTTCAGCGCCGAATTCGGTTGAGGTTTGGTTCGTGTCCATAATTGGAGAAGTATGAGGAGAGGTTTTAAGGAGTTAAAGCTAAGTAACTTTTGAAATGGCTCAGGTCACTGGAGTAATGCTTGCGATCTTTCCACCTTCGCGGTGAATTCGCTTGAATTGCTCAGAGAGTTTTTGGAAAGGCACGTAATAGACACGATTACTTCGTACGTAACGAGAGATTCGGCGCACATTATTGGCGCTGTACCCGGTTACTTCGATGCGATAAGTGATCCCTTCTTCACCGGCACCCACGCCGAGGCGGGTTGGTGCATCCTGTAGATTTCGAAGCGGACGGAAACTCCAGCCGGTTGTCCTAATAGAGGATGGAGGAACAACGGGGAGGGGACGATTTTGATAAGCGGCACCACCAAGCTTGCTGCTGACCCCGGCCAAATCACCTTTAAGGCTGCTGCTGCTATTACCTCGCAATAGCTGAAAACTCCAAGTGAATTCCTGAAGGGTGGCGCAACTCTCTGTCCTCCAGCCGCGCTGGAAGGGAACAATCCACTCACCGAACGTATCTTGATAGTCGGCAGAATCACAAAAGCTGTCGATATCGGCATCGTATCCCTTGGCGTCAAGGCGTTCCGCGTGGTCACGCATTTCCTGGAAATCCACGGGAGCACGGCCCATCAGATGACGAAAAGCCAGCTCGATGTAGCGGTATCGGGTGCATGTTTCAAAAAAACGACTGCGATATAGATAGCTCTTTGCAATGCGACGGACCAACTCACGCACGCTGATCTCGCCCAGCTTGAATTGAGACTCAGCGACAAGTTGACGCTCACTCTCCATGACGTAGGCGTTGCCTAATACCTGCTTATAAACAGCGCGAACAATCTGCTCTTTTTTGGCGTCCTCGTCGCCGGAGAGCAGCTCTAGAGGCGCCTCACTCTCTTCCGAGAAGCGCTCCACCCCAAGAAGTGAGGCAGGACCAAAAGGCATGAATGATCTCACGTTAGCACTATGCAATACTCTGTCAGAAACGCTGCCGTAGAACTGCTTCTTTATAAACCTCAATCAAGTATTTCTGAGTGTTGCGTGACGCGTTAACTAATTCTCTCTAAAAAGACTGTTGGGTGGATTTGGTACTATAGGTCTACGTTAAAAGCAGTCGGTCCTTAAATGTCGCGAAGTGATTCCAGGCTATTTCTAGTTGTGTTGCGCGTGAGAGGATTCCAATGGTCTAGTTCGGCGGTGGCCCGATTTAACAAGGCTGGTAGTTGGTCGTTCAGGCCGAAGCAACCACTGAAATCAGCTCCTTTGATTGAGTCAACGCTATCCAAAGTTGCACCTTGGAGATCAGCGCCGCGTAGATCGGCCATATCTAGTTGACTTGTACCAAATCGGGTTTTACGGCACATCGCGCCTCTCAAAGCAGTGAAACGGAGGTCGGATCCAGCCAAAGATACGCCGTCTAATAGTGCACCGCTCAAGTCAGCACCGCTCAGATATGCTCCCATGAGCATAGCCCCACGTAGGTCAATTTCACGCAGGTCAGAGTTGTTGAGGAAGGCTCCGTTAAGTTTAGCCCCCGGGCCAACGGCACCGCTGCTGCACAGATCGAAGCCCTCAGGAACTCTTGTTGCTCTATCAAAACGGGCTAAGCGAAGATTGGCTCCATCAAGTTGACATCGACTTAGGTTGCTGCCGCGCAGGTCACACCTACAAAGATTAGCGTTGCGCAAATCGTGTTCCCCGAGGTCTTGCTCACGCCAATCTGCACCGCGCGCATCGGTGGACGAGTCCCGAATCTGTTCAGGTTGAAGCGTTTCTGGGGCAGACCAAGTACGCAAATCGAGATAGCCTAAACCCACTATCGATAACCCAGCCGTGCACTACTTAGAATTGTGATGACAAGAATCATTCTAAGGATTTTAGAGCCGTTGATCGCGAGAAGCATAGTCAAAAAATTCAGCATTCAAGTAAGGAAGCTAGCCGTGCATCTACGTCAAAAAGTCAAAAATGTGAATGAGGCTGATGCTGTCAATTCGCCCTTAATCACAATCTTCTGCCAACTGAACTAAACGCTTCCTTATTCTACCCTATGAGCGAGAAAATTGCTGATGTATGGAGTCTTTACTAAACTTCTACCCGAGGTAAACCGTCCTTTTTGCTGAGGAAACGGATCATAAATGAATAGACCCAATATATTCAGTGCCATGCCATTGTGCCAAGTATATACAATACAGAACAAATTATTACTCAATTATTCAACGATCGTGACCAGCCCGGCGACTTGCTTTGTTTTGAAATGCACTAGGCCTGATTCAGCACCTGCCCCCCTACCGACTCTTGCCGGTAAGTTGGGTCGCATTATTTTGGTGAGTAGCCTTGCTAAAAATGCTTAGAAATAACAGGTTGTGAATGAAAAACTTCACATGACACTACCATTTATAGGTATAATTTTAGCATTCGACTGCAGCGCATCCTTGAAATCTTTGGGGGGGAACAGGACCGCGAAAGCATAGCTATGTCGTCAAAAGTAAATATTGCACTGCGTTCATCTCATACTTCTAGCGTTTTTTTGATTGATGCACGTCAGTCTTTAAACAAGATTCGTTTGTAGATTGCTTGTAAGGTGAGTGAAACAAGCCCTAATTAGAATTTGCTCTTCTAAGCTCTGGATTTCAAGCTGAGTTAAATTCAACAGTTCATTTAAAGCAAAATGAATTGCATCCACAGGTACCCCTATTAACGCATACAGTTCACGTAGAGCAGCCATCCCTTCCGGATTTGTGAATTTGGGTCTTCTGCAGGCCACGGCATAGACGATCACTCGGAAAAATTCTCGACAGTCTCTCCAACAGGCCTCGGCACGTTTAGGTTGAAATAAAGTACCGCCTGGTTGAACTAAATGCGATTGCTTCATCAAAAGAAACCGACGAGCTTGGTTAACCAGCCGGTCTGCGTTGTTTTGTAAGTATTCCGGCAAGTCTACGGCAACCTTTGAAGAGCTGCAAATTTGTTGCATTTCGCCGGTCGATAAAGGACGTCGCTCTTTATTAGCTTGACGTAGGATCTGGCAGTCGGCGTCTGGCAGCGAAGAGTCATTGTGTAACCCCAGTACCTGAACTGATGCTATGAGCTGCTGCTGCATCAAAGCCTCGGGCATGATATTGGGCTCAGGATTGAATAGATACTACAGGCGTCGTAATCAAGACACCCTGCCATTCTAAGTAGAAAGCCTAAATAAAGTTTCTCCCCAATCCTGGGCATTGCTCAATTGTTGTTTGGGCAAGTTCATAATTTATCCTCTATAGCTCGTATAGAGTCGTAGAACCTTGGTTAGAGAATCAACGGTGGTCCCACGGATTGCTGAGCCTAGAATCCAAGTGAGGCGAGTATTGATAAGAAGGCCCACATTATCTTCACATGTCAGTAAGAGATTTGTGGAGTCCATCATTTGTTCAAACGTTTTTTCCAAAGTTGAATATTGTTATCTCGTAAGTTGATACGAAAGCAGACGAGAACAATCGGAAAAATTAATTCATTGATTACATCTGCATGCTGTCGGATTGCCTCGATTCTTGGATCCACGAGACAATTCATCTCATTTGCATTAATTCAGAGGACCTCAGCTTAACCAATGCCGCAGCGTTTACTGCTTCTAGTTGTCATTGCTAATAGAAAAATGCGAAATTAGGTGCTGACCTTAGAAATATTTTTAGGTATTTTATTAGCAAGTAGAGCTAATTATACTCAGGTAAGTAGGCACGAGTAAAAATTTATAACAGAAAATTTTGAATTTCGCTAATGAACGAAGAGCTATCTCAACACGAGTTTTAAGCTAATCCTAACTTGTTTAGATTTACAAACTATAGTAGTACAAAATCTTACCCGAGATGCTCTACCTTTAGAAACTAAGTTAATTATTGTATCATAGAACCGTTTTCTTATTTAGTGCCTATATATTCTATCTTAGATTATCTAAAGTGCAATTAATGTAGCCGTGAATAAATCTAATTTGATTCAAAATTTTTAAGAGAATTAAATTTATAATACATTTTTGATCTCGCAGCAAGGATAACTATTAAAGAATAAGCATGTAAATATTATATGTTTTGATTTATATATCGTCAATACATATATTGAAATGCATCACTTATGATCATGAGTTATTTCTTCTTAGTATTCCGGTTAGTATTGCTAAAATAAACATGGCGAGTAGAACAAAACCCAACGTTACGCTTGCTCCTTGAGTAATCCCTGCCCCAACAGCAACTAGTATGGAATCACTGATTAGTACACTGATTAGTAAAGCTGGTGCAAAGACCTTCCAATTAGTTTGGCTAATTCCAATAGCATAACTTAGAAAGTCAAAGAGACCAGTCATTAATAAACCAGTTATTAAGAAGAAGTTACCCTCCAGTTGATTTTGACTGAAATTATCGATACGTTCCATGGCACGTTTTCCTACAAGTCGACTGACAGGTATACGTCCCCAAATGCGTGCCATAAAAAATGCTATATTGCAGAATGTTAGATCAGCTAAAATAATAGTTAAATAACCTGTCTTAAATCCTAAAAGAGATCCGGCTAGCAAAGAGTAAACTGAGCTGGGTAGCGCCGGTAAGATAATACTAATTCCACGGAGCAGAGCGATTCCTAGAGGTGCCCATAACCCCATATTTATAACAACTTTTTGCAAAGGCTTGATACCATATCGCTGTAGATAAAAAACGGTTATTATTAGAAATATTGTGATTAAAAATACTTTTAATCCGTTTTTAATACGTTGCATTAATAAATCGTAATAATCTAAGATAAAGTTTAAATCAGAAGAGATACTCACAAGAGATTATGCGTTTTTCATTCATACAAAGTTTTTTACACGCCATGGCCGGCCCTCAATAATTATCATAATAATGAAATCATTTTCATGATACAGACTAATCGAATTAAACTGGATAAGGTTAGGTTTATCACCGGTTATCTGTCGTAATTATTATGCATAGTTTATATGAGGCTAGCTATAATAGCTTAACGCAGTTTTATTCTGCATAAAGATTTAATGTGAACAGTTGATTTTAAGTGATAAGATCAGTAAACTATCTAATAGTTAAGTCTTTAAGCAATTATTTTCTCTTCTGTATTTTTAGTGTTCTAAGATAAGCAAGAGTTGCTTATTTAACTTCCCAGATTCAACAAAATAGCAAAAATCTTGAGAGATCAAGTTTTAGCTTTTAAAACAAAGTTACGAATTAATATAGAAAAGATTATTGATTCAAAATTATAGAACCTCAATACTCTATACAGACTAGCAAATTTTTGCATTCTATAAACGGGTAAAAATAAATTTATTTCACAATTATTTAGTTTCTAAGCAATACTCTTATAATCAAGACTCTTTAATTATAGATTAATTAGGAATTAGTATGTATTTACTGATAAAATCAGATCTCTAACTAAGATAATAGATAGGTTTACTTAAATAACTATATGAGATATAAAGATGAACTACGAATTTTTTGTTTAAAAAATTAAGACTGATACCAGTCAATATATATTTGGGATTCAACTATTTCTAGAGGTTCATAAAGTTTTAGTTGATCAGAAAAAATTATATTAAATAGGCTATCTTTTTTAAAAGCATTGATATTTATAGTAGAATACTACTTGCAGCCTTAAGAGTGGAAGCAGCTGGAAAAACATGTATGATAGGCTAATCCGCTAAATATCGCATCGGATATTAAAAGCTACTGCTAACGATTTTTCTTACATCCAGGTTAAATATGAAAAGATAAGTAAACTGATTTATCGAGTAAGTAAGCGTAAACATAATTATTTATTTGATCGTGAATATATTAGAGATCTTCTAAACCCTGTCCAATTTATAGGTTTGGTATTTGTCCCTATAAAAAATCTAGTTGAATACATAATATATCTGACTTATTCTTAGCAAAAGGGATAAGTTTTTATAGAAAAGTTTGCGGAAAACCTCTTTATTTCGTGTCTTGGTATTAGAAGGGTTGGAATTTGCGATCATGCTGCCTAAAAACTCTAGGCGCTGCAAAATCACTTTTATATTACCAATACTTATATTACTAGTTAATTATCCTCGCTTGTGCGAATACTTTTAGCGAGGACAGTGTGACACAACACAGCAAGTTGATCTCTACCTGGTGATGTTTGGATATTTTAAAAATGCCAGGACCCAGATTTGAACTGGGGACACGGCGATTTTCAGTCGCCTGCTCTACCAACTGAGCTATCCCGGCACGCCGCCTCGACAACAGGCTGAGTCTAAGTCACTGACTAAAAACAGCTGCATCACGGGAATAATGATCCCATGAGCAAGGATGCTAGTGATCCTATGGATTGATCTAATCAAAGACAGCGCCTGAGTCAGGTTAAAGAACTTCCTTACCCATTGTATACGACAACCATGCTAATGGGTGACGTTGGATGATGGCGAAACGGTAGCATTGCGGTCCGTCCGGCTGCTAGTGATGACCTAGAGGGGGTTGTTAAAGCAAATGCATACCGTCTGGAAGATTTTAGAAATAGATCGGAGATGGAAGTTTCTTTAAAGTTGCTACCCTAATGATGGATTAGTCAACATTGCCAGCCATAGCAGCAAGCTATCAATACTTTGACTCAGTAGACAAGTCCGAGCCGATACTTTGCACGGTCTAAATGTGTGATTAGTCGATGTAAAATTTTAACACAACTTGCAATCAACAGATTTGATCGCTTCGGTTTATGCCGGTCGTAGAACTATTTAGGAATCGTGGTCTCAGCTCGTTTATTGTAAGGTGATCGGCCGAATTTACATCTTTGAAGTTGCTGCGGGCTACGTCACAATTTTCAATAAAGTTCACTTGTAGCTTTAGGAAGGGATTTTCCCTTACGAGTCTTTGCCATTGCTACAGGGCATAGCTCTAAGCATAGCTACTAGAGTCCGGTGAGCATCCTCACTGTCCTTCAGGGTATGGTCAAACGGGATTTGAAGAGTGCTCCCATCGACCTCAAGCGTCATATAATCGGCCTCAACAGTAAGCAT comes from the Synechococcus sp. M16CYN genome and includes:
- a CDS encoding pentapeptide repeat-containing protein, which gives rise to MVGLGYLDLRTWSAPETLQPEQIRDSSTDARGADWREQDLGEHDLRNANLCRCDLRGSNLSRCQLDGANLRLARFDRATRVPEGFDLCSSGAVGPGAKLNGAFLNNSDLREIDLRGAMLMGAYLSGADLSGALLDGVSLAGSDLRFTALRGAMCRKTRFGTSQLDMADLRGADLQGATLDSVDSIKGADFSGCFGLNDQLPALLNRATAELDHWNPLTRNTTRNSLESLRDI
- a CDS encoding phycobilisome polypeptide, with the protein product MPEALMQQQLIASVQVLGLHNDSSLPDADCQILRQANKERRPLSTGEMQQICSSSKVAVDLPEYLQNNADRLVNQARRFLLMKQSHLVQPGGTLFQPKRAEACWRDCREFFRVIVYAVACRRPKFTNPEGMAALRELYALIGVPVDAIHFALNELLNLTQLEIQSLEEQILIRACFTHLTSNLQTNLV
- a CDS encoding VTT domain-containing protein — encoded protein: MQRIKNGLKVFLITIFLIITVFYLQRYGIKPLQKVVINMGLWAPLGIALLRGISIILPALPSSVYSLLAGSLLGFKTGYLTIILADLTFCNIAFFMARIWGRIPVSRLVGKRAMERIDNFSQNQLEGNFFLITGLLMTGLFDFLSYAIGISQTNWKVFAPALLISVLISDSILVAVGAGITQGASVTLGFVLLAMFILAILTGILRRNNS
- a CDS encoding phycobilisome linker polypeptide; this translates as MPFGPASLLGVERFSEESEAPLELLSGDEDAKKEQIVRAVYKQVLGNAYVMESERQLVAESQFKLGEISVRELVRRIAKSYLYRSRFFETCTRYRYIELAFRHLMGRAPVDFQEMRDHAERLDAKGYDADIDSFCDSADYQDTFGEWIVPFQRGWRTESCATLQEFTWSFQLLRGNSSSSLKGDLAGVSSKLGGAAYQNRPLPVVPPSSIRTTGWSFRPLRNLQDAPTRLGVGAGEEGITYRIEVTGYSANNVRRISRYVRSNRVYYVPFQKLSEQFKRIHREGGKIASITPVT
- a CDS encoding DUF2470 domain-containing protein; its protein translation is MSTDPLTPAVSARICAHMNDSHADAVAAYSRYYGGAESPQQVRMLTVEADYMTLEVDGSTLQIPFDHTLKDSEDAHRTLVAMLRAMPCSNGKDS